From one Rhodoferax sp. PAMC 29310 genomic stretch:
- a CDS encoding O-antigen ligase: MKEKNQLNSRSSWSAASVPHSATFFVGIFAVCYLAVLPMAGTIAFRNVALLGLLACLAWSFLKQRPSFYWPIPIGLWAAYLFVFPLISDSPIIAAQSLLGQWGRGLIAMLAGAGVAAVFWKKNRGSAFDLGLVTSVPILIHLSLFALKAWETSSIPWGYWGRETHHADLGYAAGQAVVLLAAAMAAGNKAIRPWAAALILAGLLSTAFANSRAGFAFVLGGGLLVLACVYLTRASHQRKNVLIAIATLLIAAVSILFVAIKNDSRWQNMAGQLVAGFSGDAIQIECEGTSSIESKIIAQYGSGEKAQSVISAVQGGDGARMVLLRAGIALAIKHPWGNDGSKHAYQNLLRSECSDPVILMAHAHNGWIDTTLALGWAGAILYLIVLAYFLTVGLRYFRASKMLNEWALVLVSLAAFWIIRGFTDSVFRDHMLEMQGFVLSYAAANLWLRRRTSISAREEKERLNYPR, from the coding sequence ATGAAGGAAAAAAACCAATTAAATTCAAGAAGTAGCTGGAGTGCTGCTTCAGTGCCCCATAGCGCGACCTTTTTCGTCGGTATTTTTGCTGTGTGTTACCTCGCAGTCCTGCCAATGGCCGGCACCATTGCTTTCCGCAATGTTGCACTGCTCGGCCTTCTTGCTTGTCTGGCGTGGTCGTTTCTGAAGCAACGACCTTCGTTTTACTGGCCCATACCAATTGGGTTGTGGGCTGCGTATCTGTTTGTGTTCCCGCTTATTTCCGACTCGCCGATCATTGCTGCGCAAAGTTTGCTGGGGCAATGGGGCCGGGGTCTAATCGCTATGCTGGCAGGGGCAGGAGTGGCCGCTGTTTTTTGGAAAAAAAATAGAGGTTCAGCTTTCGATCTTGGGCTTGTAACCTCGGTGCCCATACTGATTCACCTTAGTCTCTTCGCATTGAAAGCTTGGGAGACATCGTCTATACCCTGGGGCTATTGGGGGAGAGAAACGCATCACGCGGATCTGGGCTACGCAGCGGGACAGGCTGTTGTGCTTCTCGCGGCAGCCATGGCAGCTGGAAACAAAGCAATTCGACCATGGGCTGCAGCCTTGATTCTGGCTGGTCTTCTAAGTACCGCCTTTGCCAATTCTCGCGCGGGCTTCGCGTTTGTGCTGGGCGGAGGGCTTCTTGTCCTTGCCTGTGTGTACTTGACACGAGCGAGTCATCAACGAAAAAATGTTCTCATTGCTATAGCGACCCTACTGATCGCCGCGGTTTCCATTCTCTTCGTTGCGATTAAAAATGATAGCCGTTGGCAAAATATGGCCGGGCAGCTTGTAGCTGGATTTTCTGGCGACGCCATTCAAATTGAATGTGAAGGTACTTCCTCAATTGAATCGAAAATCATTGCCCAATATGGTTCAGGTGAGAAAGCTCAGAGCGTGATTTCTGCTGTGCAAGGGGGTGACGGCGCGCGAATGGTTTTATTGCGGGCGGGCATTGCACTCGCGATTAAACACCCGTGGGGAAATGATGGATCTAAGCATGCTTACCAAAATTTGCTGAGATCTGAGTGTTCCGATCCAGTCATTTTGATGGCGCACGCTCACAATGGTTGGATCGACACGACGCTGGCGCTTGGGTGGGCCGGTGCCATTCTGTATTTGATAGTTTTAGCCTACTTTTTAACTGTCGGGCTCCGCTATTTTCGAGCGTCAAAAATGCTTAATGAATGGGCGCTCGTGCTGGTTTCACTTGCTGCATTTTGGATAATTCGTGGGTTTACGGATTCGGTGTTTAGAGACCATATGCTGGAGATGCAGGGATTTGTGCTTTCCTATGCTGCTGCCAATTTGTGGCTACGACGTCGGACGTCAATCTCCGCCAGAGAAGAGAAAGAGAGGCTAAATTATCCTCGATGA
- a CDS encoding polysaccharide deacetylase family protein — MYHQIDVPPPSGTPLRGLVVSPGSFARQMWLLRCLGYKGMSMRNLEPYMRGTIQGKVIGITFDDGYENTVLNALPVLRQMAFTATCYAVSDMIGQTNSWDRHLGVEEKPLMSLDDWLVWRNSGMEIGSHTRTHANLTKLSEAEAYMEIVKSKQELERLLDCEIRHFCYPFGQFEKDHSSAVKEAGYASATTTHRGLIHNGDDPFTLRRVMIARATNVLQFALKVTTGYEDRRS; from the coding sequence ATGTACCACCAAATCGATGTGCCACCACCGAGTGGCACCCCATTGCGCGGACTCGTGGTTTCCCCAGGCTCATTTGCACGTCAGATGTGGCTACTGAGATGTTTGGGTTACAAGGGTATGTCGATGCGCAATCTTGAGCCATATATGAGGGGAACTATCCAAGGCAAGGTGATCGGAATTACGTTTGATGACGGTTACGAAAACACGGTTCTGAATGCCCTACCTGTGCTTCGGCAGATGGCGTTCACTGCAACATGTTATGCCGTGAGCGACATGATTGGCCAAACGAACTCTTGGGATCGTCACCTTGGTGTTGAGGAGAAACCTCTGATGAGTTTGGATGACTGGTTGGTTTGGAGAAACAGTGGCATGGAGATTGGCTCCCATACCCGCACGCATGCGAACCTGACGAAACTTTCCGAAGCCGAAGCTTATATGGAAATTGTAAAATCGAAGCAGGAGCTGGAACGGCTATTGGATTGTGAAATTCGACACTTCTGCTATCCGTTCGGCCAGTTCGAAAAAGACCACAGCTCGGCCGTGAAAGAGGCCGGTTACGCTAGCGCCACCACCACACACCGAGGATTGATTCACAACGGGGACGATCCATTCACTCTTCGGCGAGTCATGATTGCTAGGGCTACAAACGTGCTGCAATTTGCGCTTAAAGTGACGACTGGCTACGAAGACCGCCGCTCGTGA
- the msbA gene encoding lipid A export permease/ATP-binding protein MsbA, with amino-acid sequence MTKDQPKSNQDLYLRLLSYIKPHWKVVVLAVIGMIGTAATEPVFPAIMKYLLDNGFKTADPRMVWVIPVGIVLLFFVRSVFVYCTGYLMMWVSSRLVTDLRRDMFAKLLVLPTHHYDEQSAGHLISRLVYDVNNVTDAATSALISVVRESLTATALIAYLLYLDWKLTLITLTIGPVIAFIVKAFSQRMRAASRKSLEAMRTISHTVEETVSAERVVKIFGGQRRQLQRFFDATETFRRAQMREAIPASAVTPITHIAASVAIAIIAYLALSQSTGQAGTSPGGFISFITAMLLLISPIKQLTTVSTTIQRGLAAAESVFSLLDTSQEEDQGKKKIQRAKGDISFESVRFKYPGAEHETLNGISFQIEAGQTIALVGASGGGKTTISSLIPRFYAVTAGRITVDGTNTVELTLESLRQNIALVSQDIVLFNDTIEANIAYGALGTFSRAEVTKAAQAANAWDFIEKLPNGLDTMVGENGSKLSGGQRQRLAIARALLKDAPILILDEATSALDSESERQVQSALAVLMKNRTTLVIAHRLSTIEHADRILVVDKGQIIESGSHTQLMSAGGYYANLRHIQA; translated from the coding sequence ATGACGAAAGACCAGCCCAAAAGCAATCAGGACTTATATCTTCGATTGCTGTCGTATATCAAACCACATTGGAAGGTTGTCGTTCTTGCTGTGATTGGCATGATTGGAACAGCTGCAACAGAACCCGTTTTTCCGGCCATCATGAAGTACTTGCTGGACAACGGATTCAAAACCGCTGATCCTCGTATGGTCTGGGTGATACCAGTTGGTATTGTTCTGCTGTTTTTTGTACGCAGTGTCTTTGTCTATTGCACGGGGTACTTAATGATGTGGGTGTCCAGCCGACTAGTCACTGACCTGCGCCGCGACATGTTTGCAAAACTGCTTGTCCTGCCTACCCACCACTACGACGAACAATCCGCTGGCCATTTAATTTCGCGACTTGTTTACGACGTAAACAACGTTACCGATGCAGCAACCAGCGCACTAATATCAGTGGTGCGGGAGTCCCTCACAGCAACTGCGTTGATCGCCTATCTTCTCTATTTAGACTGGAAACTCACACTAATTACCTTGACGATAGGACCTGTGATTGCTTTTATTGTCAAAGCGTTCTCTCAAAGAATGCGCGCAGCCAGCCGCAAGAGTCTGGAAGCGATGCGGACTATTTCGCACACAGTCGAGGAGACCGTCTCAGCAGAGCGGGTTGTCAAGATTTTCGGCGGGCAGCGCCGCCAATTGCAGCGATTTTTTGATGCCACAGAAACTTTCCGCAGAGCTCAAATGCGGGAGGCAATTCCAGCGTCGGCGGTCACACCGATCACGCACATCGCAGCGTCTGTAGCCATCGCGATCATCGCCTATCTTGCATTGAGTCAATCAACCGGGCAGGCTGGCACGTCGCCGGGTGGCTTCATATCGTTTATTACAGCGATGCTTCTGTTAATTTCGCCTATCAAGCAACTCACGACGGTCAGCACAACCATTCAGCGCGGATTGGCCGCGGCTGAAAGTGTTTTTTCTCTGTTGGACACATCCCAGGAGGAGGATCAAGGGAAAAAGAAAATTCAGCGTGCCAAAGGAGATATTTCATTTGAATCCGTCAGATTCAAGTACCCAGGTGCCGAACATGAAACATTGAACGGAATTTCATTTCAGATCGAGGCAGGCCAGACCATTGCACTTGTTGGGGCATCGGGTGGCGGCAAGACAACGATCAGTTCCTTAATCCCTCGCTTTTATGCCGTAACCGCCGGTCGTATCACTGTCGACGGAACCAACACCGTGGAGCTAACTCTGGAAAGTCTGCGGCAAAACATTGCATTGGTCAGCCAGGACATTGTTCTTTTCAATGACACCATTGAAGCAAATATTGCATATGGCGCTTTAGGGACATTCAGCCGAGCTGAGGTCACAAAGGCAGCGCAGGCGGCAAATGCTTGGGACTTTATTGAAAAACTCCCGAACGGGTTAGACACCATGGTGGGCGAAAATGGATCCAAACTATCAGGAGGCCAGCGGCAGCGGCTCGCAATCGCCCGCGCCTTGCTTAAAGATGCACCCATCTTGATATTAGACGAAGCAACTTCGGCACTGGACAGTGAATCGGAACGTCAAGTTCAATCAGCTCTAGCTGTACTTATGAAAAACAGAACAACCTTGGTCATTGCCCATCGTCTGAGCACCATTGAACATGCAGATCGCATCCTTGTGGTGGACAAAGGCCAAATCATTGAAAGTGGATCACACACCCAACTCATGAGCGCTGGCGGCTATTACGCCAACCTGCGCCATATCCAAGCATGA
- the rng gene encoding ribonuclease G: MQEDILINWSPQETRVAVVENGALQELHVERTLERGLVGNVYLGKVARVLPGMQSAFIDIGLERAAFLHVADVWHRQPDGEPPSLVRNTQPQIPIEKQVFEGQVLTVQVIKDPIGTKGARLSTQISIAGRMLVFLPQDDHVGVSQKIPPALRDELRSRLQLLASPQGGGLILRTNGEDASDQELSDDITYLRKAWARIKEASLRLPPMSLLHQDLSLLQRVLRDFVSNKTQTIRVDSREQYDSLRAFGLEFMPAAATKLQHYKGERPIFDLDAIDDDIAKALGRRVELKSGGYLIVDQTEALTTIDVNTGGFVGARNFDDTIFKTNLEATQAIARQLRLRNLGGIIIVDFIDMVRTDHQDTVLAEFRKQLGRDRVKTNASGFSQLGLVEMTRKRTRESLAHMLCEPCPTCEGKGIVKTARSVTYDIFREILREARQFNPREFRVVASPKVIELFLDEESEHLAGLSEFIGKPVSLQSDSAMGPEQYDIVLL; the protein is encoded by the coding sequence ATGCAAGAAGACATACTGATCAATTGGTCTCCGCAAGAAACTCGAGTCGCTGTTGTCGAAAACGGTGCCTTGCAAGAGTTGCACGTCGAAAGGACTCTGGAGCGAGGCTTGGTAGGCAACGTCTATTTGGGCAAGGTAGCTCGAGTTCTCCCTGGGATGCAATCGGCATTCATTGACATTGGACTGGAGCGTGCGGCATTTTTGCATGTGGCCGATGTTTGGCACCGTCAGCCTGATGGAGAGCCGCCGAGCTTGGTCCGCAATACGCAGCCGCAGATCCCCATAGAAAAGCAGGTGTTTGAAGGCCAGGTATTGACCGTGCAAGTGATCAAGGATCCGATTGGCACCAAGGGCGCACGCCTGTCTACACAGATTAGTATTGCCGGAAGGATGCTGGTATTTCTGCCCCAGGATGATCATGTGGGTGTTTCCCAGAAGATTCCTCCCGCGCTGCGGGATGAGTTGCGGTCTAGGCTGCAACTCTTGGCGAGTCCGCAGGGTGGTGGACTGATCCTTCGTACGAATGGAGAGGACGCATCAGATCAAGAACTTTCTGATGACATCACGTACTTGCGCAAGGCTTGGGCCCGGATTAAAGAAGCCTCATTGCGACTGCCTCCAATGTCTCTCTTGCACCAAGACCTAAGCCTGCTGCAGCGAGTTTTGCGGGATTTTGTCAGCAATAAAACGCAGACTATTCGGGTGGACTCTCGCGAGCAGTATGACTCGTTGCGAGCGTTTGGTCTTGAGTTTATGCCAGCTGCCGCCACGAAGCTTCAGCACTACAAGGGGGAGCGCCCCATCTTTGATCTTGATGCGATCGATGACGATATTGCAAAGGCACTTGGTCGGCGAGTTGAGCTGAAGTCGGGCGGCTATCTCATCGTCGATCAAACAGAGGCTTTGACAACCATCGATGTCAACACCGGGGGGTTTGTTGGTGCCAGGAATTTTGACGACACAATCTTCAAGACCAATTTGGAAGCGACACAGGCCATCGCACGACAGTTGAGATTGCGAAATTTGGGCGGCATCATCATTGTTGACTTCATTGACATGGTCCGGACAGATCACCAAGACACCGTCTTGGCTGAATTTCGAAAGCAATTGGGCCGAGACCGAGTCAAGACGAACGCCAGCGGGTTCTCTCAATTGGGTTTGGTTGAGATGACTCGAAAGAGAACGCGTGAATCATTGGCACACATGCTGTGTGAACCCTGCCCAACTTGCGAAGGTAAGGGTATTGTTAAAACCGCACGTAGCGTCACCTATGACATCTTTCGGGAAATTCTGCGAGAGGCCCGACAGTTCAACCCTCGCGAATTTCGCGTTGTGGCTTCACCAAAGGTCATTGAGTTATTTTTAGACGAAGAGAGTGAGCATTTGGCGGGGTTAAGTGAGTTCATTGGCAAGCCGGTGTCGCTTCAAAGCGATAGTGCGATGGGGCCTGAACAGTACGACATCGTGTTGCTTTAA
- a CDS encoding nucleoside triphosphate pyrophosphatase, whose product MSSFIYLASQSPRRRQLLEQLGISFELLLAGPTEDAEALEAEFDSESPIDYVQRVTELKLDAALQRQADRALRDAPVLCSDTTVAMGSKIFGKPADAGDAVHMLSKLSGQTHRVLTAVALGTCSRRVQALSESLVTFAEMSRSEIESYVATGEPMGKAGAYAIQGVAAKFIARMEGSYSGIVGLPMFETARLLRSFDFKV is encoded by the coding sequence ATGTCCTCATTTATCTATTTGGCCTCCCAAAGCCCCAGGCGTCGACAGTTGTTGGAGCAACTCGGTATCTCCTTTGAGTTGCTTTTGGCTGGCCCAACCGAAGACGCTGAGGCGCTGGAAGCTGAGTTTGATAGTGAGTCACCCATTGACTATGTTCAGCGTGTCACCGAGCTAAAGCTTGATGCCGCACTCCAGCGACAAGCGGACCGAGCCTTGCGAGACGCCCCGGTTTTGTGTTCTGACACGACGGTTGCAATGGGTAGCAAGATTTTCGGCAAACCCGCTGACGCCGGGGATGCCGTTCATATGTTGTCCAAGCTTTCTGGCCAAACTCACCGTGTGTTGACTGCCGTTGCGCTAGGAACTTGCAGTCGCCGTGTTCAAGCCCTAAGCGAATCGTTGGTTACCTTTGCTGAGATGTCTCGTAGCGAGATTGAGTCCTATGTGGCTACTGGGGAGCCTATGGGCAAAGCGGGTGCCTATGCAATCCAAGGCGTGGCCGCAAAGTTTATCGCTCGAATGGAAGGCAGCTACAGCGGCATCGTCGGACTGCCGATGTTTGAGACGGCTCGGTTGTTGCGTTCCTTTGACTTTAAGGTTTAA
- a CDS encoding DUF6492 family protein — protein MKQFSLFCKSFCTDLKRVVRLASSIRQFNTEGLPFYVSVPNADLPLFREHLSGLGVEIVADETIIAASPRIKITELQKMSGGLTQQIIKSEFWRLGISTAYLCLDSDALFIRPFGVADFMAPGEIPYTVIDEGHESLEDAIRHKKPRVVKAYVKEADLLQNLFERTSRRYSFGPFPLIWHRAVWESLDTNYLRPLGISIADAIAQAPIESRWYGEALLAYKAVPLMPCQPLFKVYHYAWQYDQDLRRSMGTEQLKTLYSGVIYQSAWERGMDWPREGGDFSSRFGRRLRRILGRI, from the coding sequence GTGAAGCAGTTTTCTCTTTTTTGTAAGAGCTTTTGCACGGACCTGAAGAGAGTAGTACGTCTGGCTTCATCTATCAGGCAATTCAACACTGAAGGCCTTCCTTTTTACGTGTCTGTACCCAATGCGGACCTCCCACTGTTTCGGGAACACCTGAGTGGTCTAGGCGTCGAGATCGTAGCGGACGAGACAATTATTGCGGCATCTCCCCGAATCAAAATAACCGAGCTCCAGAAAATGTCGGGGGGCCTAACTCAGCAGATCATCAAGTCAGAGTTTTGGCGGTTAGGTATCTCTACCGCCTATCTGTGCTTGGACTCAGACGCCCTATTTATCCGCCCCTTTGGTGTGGCGGATTTCATGGCGCCAGGAGAAATACCCTACACAGTGATCGATGAAGGCCATGAGTCACTAGAGGACGCCATCCGACATAAAAAACCGAGAGTCGTTAAGGCTTATGTCAAGGAAGCTGACCTGTTACAAAATTTGTTTGAACGGACAAGCCGGCGTTATAGCTTCGGCCCCTTCCCACTGATTTGGCACCGTGCGGTATGGGAAAGTCTAGACACAAACTACCTTCGGCCTCTGGGCATAAGCATAGCGGACGCCATTGCCCAAGCACCGATCGAATCACGTTGGTATGGTGAGGCACTTTTGGCCTACAAGGCAGTGCCCCTTATGCCCTGCCAACCATTGTTCAAGGTTTACCACTACGCTTGGCAATACGATCAAGATCTTCGAAGAAGCATGGGAACGGAGCAGCTGAAAACGTTATACAGCGGGGTGATCTACCAATCAGCATGGGAGCGAGGTATGGATTGGCCCCGGGAAGGCGGAGACTTTTCATCGAGGTTTGGCCGCCGTTTGCGCCGAATCTTGGGTCGTATTTAG
- a CDS encoding glycosyltransferase family 4 protein codes for MRIAVISRHFSRAGGGAESYAVALVQGLASRHEVHVFSQTSNHPIQGVSYHKVFSLFEKPRWINQLVFAVFTWRQTRRGFDAVHSHENTWQGHVQTIHVRPVRHNLFFTFSGVHRIFRWVKVALSPRLITYLVLEGSRFRLCPTHRIVATSNHLRQECEEAYPGCTGKIKVVTPGVNIPLDLPGQADTRRALGLPLDGRMVLFIANDYARKGLDTLLEALRAMPPSVFLAVAGNPNAARKYRLQAQELGIENRVYFLGSLEDLSPAYAAADCLAHPTLEDSFAMVVLEAMAHGLPVVVSGPNQCGISRQLTHGANALLLSDPKNEQELAGQIGAILDSRDLAQHLRQGGIAFAQHHSWESAVLQYEQLFSQVAAK; via the coding sequence ATGCGAATTGCCGTTATCAGTCGCCATTTTTCGCGAGCGGGCGGTGGTGCTGAAAGTTATGCTGTTGCCTTGGTTCAGGGGTTGGCGTCGCGCCATGAAGTTCACGTGTTTTCGCAGACGTCCAACCACCCCATTCAAGGGGTTTCGTATCACAAAGTTTTTTCCCTGTTTGAGAAACCGCGCTGGATCAATCAGTTGGTGTTTGCCGTTTTTACTTGGCGGCAAACCCGTCGGGGCTTTGACGCGGTCCATTCGCACGAAAATACTTGGCAAGGCCACGTTCAAACTATCCACGTCAGGCCTGTGCGGCACAACCTGTTTTTCACCTTTAGTGGAGTCCACCGGATATTCCGTTGGGTCAAAGTGGCCTTGAGCCCTAGGTTGATCACCTATCTTGTGCTGGAAGGTTCTCGCTTTAGACTTTGTCCAACGCACCGCATCGTCGCCACGTCTAATCACCTTCGTCAGGAGTGTGAAGAGGCGTATCCCGGCTGTACCGGTAAGATAAAAGTCGTAACTCCTGGTGTGAATATCCCACTTGATTTGCCGGGCCAGGCAGATACGCGGCGCGCACTTGGTTTGCCGCTTGATGGCCGAATGGTTCTTTTTATTGCCAATGACTATGCCAGAAAAGGATTGGATACTTTGCTGGAGGCCCTTCGAGCGATGCCTCCCAGCGTATTTCTGGCAGTAGCTGGCAACCCCAACGCGGCTCGCAAATACCGTCTCCAGGCTCAGGAGTTGGGCATTGAGAATCGAGTGTATTTCCTGGGGTCGCTTGAAGACCTCTCCCCCGCCTATGCCGCGGCGGACTGTCTAGCCCATCCCACCCTGGAAGATAGTTTCGCGATGGTGGTGTTGGAGGCTATGGCCCATGGCCTTCCTGTAGTGGTAAGTGGTCCGAATCAGTGCGGCATCTCCCGTCAATTGACGCATGGGGCAAATGCATTGCTATTGTCTGACCCGAAAAATGAGCAAGAATTAGCCGGGCAAATCGGCGCCATATTGGACAGCCGAGACTTGGCTCAACATTTGCGCCAAGGTGGCATAGCGTTTGCCCAACACCATTCTTGGGAAAGCGCGGTCCTACAATATGAACAGCTTTTTTCTCAGGTGGCGGCAAAATGA